In one Pseudomonas purpurea genomic region, the following are encoded:
- the guaB gene encoding IMP dehydrogenase: protein MLRISQEALTFDDILLVPGYSEVLPNEVSLKTRLTRGIELNIPLVSAAMDTVTEARLAIAMAQEGGIGIIHKNMTIEQQAAEVRKVKRYEAGVVKDPITIEAEATVRELFELTRLHNISGVPVLHDGDLVGIVTSRDVRFENRLDATVREVMTPKERLVTVKEGADKNDVRELLHKHRIERVLIVDDKFALKGMMTVNDIEKAKAYPLASKDDQGRLRVGAAVGTGKDTGDRVAALVAAGVDVVVVDTAHGHSKGVIDRVRWVKQNFPEVQVIGGNIATGAAAKALAEAGADAVKVGIGPGSICTTRIVAGVGVPQISAIANVAAALEGTGVPLIADGGIRFSGDLSKAIVAGASCVMMGSMFAGTEEAPGEIELFQGRSYKAYRGMGSLGAMSQAQGSSDRYFQDSSAGAEKLVPEGIEGRVPYKGTLSAIIHQLMGGLRSSMGYTGSADIEEMRTKPEFVRITGAGMAESHVHDVQITKEAPNYRVG, encoded by the coding sequence ATGCTGCGTATCAGCCAAGAAGCTCTGACCTTCGACGACATTCTTTTAGTGCCTGGTTATTCCGAGGTACTTCCTAACGAAGTCAGTCTCAAAACCCGCCTTACCCGTGGCATCGAGCTGAATATTCCACTGGTTTCCGCCGCCATGGACACCGTCACTGAAGCCCGTCTGGCCATTGCCATGGCTCAGGAAGGCGGTATCGGTATCATCCACAAGAACATGACCATCGAGCAGCAAGCTGCCGAAGTGCGCAAGGTCAAGCGGTACGAGGCCGGCGTGGTCAAGGACCCGATCACCATCGAGGCTGAAGCCACGGTGCGCGAACTGTTCGAACTGACCCGCCTGCACAACATCTCCGGCGTTCCGGTGCTGCACGATGGCGACCTCGTCGGCATCGTCACTTCCCGTGACGTGCGTTTCGAAAACCGTCTGGACGCCACCGTTCGTGAAGTGATGACGCCTAAAGAGCGTCTGGTCACGGTCAAGGAAGGCGCCGACAAGAACGATGTTCGTGAGCTGTTGCACAAACACCGTATCGAACGCGTGCTGATCGTCGATGACAAATTTGCCCTCAAAGGCATGATGACCGTCAACGACATCGAAAAAGCCAAAGCCTACCCACTGGCCAGCAAGGACGACCAGGGTCGTCTGCGTGTCGGCGCTGCGGTGGGTACTGGTAAAGACACCGGTGATCGCGTTGCAGCCCTGGTCGCTGCCGGCGTTGACGTGGTGGTGGTCGACACCGCTCACGGTCACTCCAAAGGCGTGATCGACCGCGTTCGCTGGGTCAAGCAGAATTTCCCTGAAGTACAAGTGATCGGCGGCAACATTGCCACCGGCGCTGCAGCCAAGGCCCTGGCCGAAGCGGGCGCGGACGCGGTCAAGGTCGGTATCGGCCCTGGCTCGATCTGTACCACCCGTATCGTTGCCGGTGTCGGCGTGCCGCAAATCAGCGCCATCGCCAACGTTGCCGCTGCCCTTGAAGGCACAGGCGTACCGTTGATCGCTGACGGCGGCATTCGTTTCTCCGGTGACCTGTCCAAGGCCATCGTTGCGGGTGCATCCTGCGTGATGATGGGCTCGATGTTCGCCGGTACTGAAGAAGCGCCAGGCGAGATCGAACTGTTCCAGGGCCGTTCGTACAAGGCTTACCGTGGCATGGGTTCGCTGGGCGCCATGTCCCAGGCTCAAGGTTCCTCCGACCGTTACTTCCAGGACTCTTCGGCAGGTGCCGAGAAGCTGGTTCCGGAAGGCATCGAAGGGCGTGTGCCGTACAAGGGCACCCTGAGCGCCATCATCCATCAACTGATGGGCGGCCTGCGTTCTTCCATGGGCTACACCGGTAGCGCCGACATCGAAGAAATGCGCACCAAGCCAGAGTTCGTGCGCATCACCGGCGCCGGCATGGCGGAATCTCATGTTCACGACGTGCAGATCACCAAAGAAGCGCCAAACTACCGCGTAGGTTGA
- a CDS encoding sugar ABC transporter ATPase: MNSQSIIVPKISTLPVHEPRARAIVRWLVRKNIIEEELTTCGRTGNRMAHAIAPGARAVVLHPDALPFGQPVNGLEIITKRCIYTPSRGFLEEAGCAECRKEIGEALFESLEDWMPGRTDNFTCPECGHEDDINGFLFLQECGFSNLGFIFNNWLEAGFKQSFIDEFAQWLDLPVSWVKVEL; encoded by the coding sequence ATGAATTCGCAAAGCATCATCGTTCCGAAAATCTCTACTCTGCCGGTGCATGAGCCCCGGGCGCGGGCGATTGTGCGGTGGCTGGTGCGCAAGAACATCATTGAAGAGGAACTGACCACCTGCGGACGTACCGGCAATCGCATGGCCCACGCCATCGCGCCCGGTGCGCGGGCGGTGGTGCTGCACCCCGACGCGCTGCCATTCGGTCAGCCGGTCAACGGGCTGGAGATCATCACAAAACGCTGCATCTATACGCCGTCCAGGGGCTTTCTCGAAGAAGCCGGTTGCGCCGAGTGCCGCAAGGAAATCGGCGAAGCGCTGTTTGAAAGCCTGGAAGACTGGATGCCGGGGCGCACCGATAACTTCACCTGCCCCGAATGCGGGCATGAAGACGACATCAACGGTTTTCTGTTTTTGCAGGAATGCGGCTTTTCCAACCTGGGTTTTATCTTCAATAACTGGCTCGAGGCCGGGTTCAAGCAGAGCTTTATCGACGAGTTCGCCCAATGGCTGGACCTGCCCGTGAGTTGGGTCAAAGTCGAACTGTAA
- a CDS encoding sulfite exporter TauE/SafE family protein produces the protein MSVVALLQQWPFGTVDWLVIGVGIVLAYVVFGIAGFGTALVAGPILILFMPLSKIVPLLVLLDFVAAFGNLLPSRRDVARPELLRLLPCMAVGCTLGVIFLLNLKSDLLLLLMGLFISVYAIYSLGVKARPAQLAAGWAVPMGTVGGMFGALFGSGGFLYAIYLNSRLPKDAARATQSALISCSTVVRLSLFVIAGVYGELPLLVLAVCLLPAMALGLWVGRRLTMRLSREAFVRLVTWLVLASGIALIGRYLST, from the coding sequence ATGAGTGTTGTCGCACTGTTGCAGCAATGGCCGTTTGGCACTGTGGACTGGCTGGTGATCGGCGTGGGGATTGTTCTGGCTTACGTCGTGTTCGGCATCGCCGGTTTTGGCACGGCGCTGGTGGCGGGGCCCATTCTGATTCTGTTCATGCCGCTGTCGAAGATCGTGCCGCTGCTGGTGTTGCTGGATTTTGTCGCGGCGTTCGGCAACCTGCTGCCCTCGCGACGGGACGTGGCCAGGCCCGAACTGCTGCGGCTGCTGCCGTGCATGGCGGTCGGTTGTACGTTGGGGGTGATCTTTCTGTTGAACCTCAAGTCCGACCTGTTGCTGTTGTTGATGGGGCTGTTTATCAGCGTTTATGCGATTTACAGCCTGGGGGTGAAAGCCCGGCCGGCTCAATTGGCGGCGGGTTGGGCGGTGCCGATGGGCACGGTGGGAGGCATGTTCGGGGCGCTGTTCGGCAGCGGTGGTTTTTTGTATGCGATCTACCTGAACAGTCGCTTGCCGAAGGACGCGGCCCGGGCGACCCAAAGTGCGCTGATCAGTTGCAGCACGGTGGTGCGCTTGAGCCTGTTCGTCATCGCGGGTGTCTACGGCGAGCTACCCTTATTGGTACTGGCGGTGTGTTTGTTGCCGGCCATGGCGCTGGGGTTGTGGGTCGGTCGTCGCCTGACGATGAGGCTGTCGCGCGAGGCCTTTGTGCGCTTGGTGACCTGGTTGGTGCTGGCCAGCGGGATTGCCTTGATAGGGCGCTATTTGAGTACTTGA
- the xseA gene encoding exodeoxyribonuclease VII large subunit yields MIKDPFARLGLDREVLTVSQLNGRARVLLEDVFSNIWVEGEISNLARPASGHVYFTLKDSGAQVRCALFRQNAARVRQALKDGLAVKVRGKVSLFEGRGDYQLILDTVEPAGDGALRLAFDALKEKLSAEGLFSAERKVPLPAHPQRIGIISSPTGAVIRDIISVFRRRAPQVELTLIPTAVQGREATAQIVRALKLADARGFDALILARGGGSLEDLWCFNEEAVARAVDACVTPIVSAVGHETDVSISDFVADVRAPTPSAAAELLAPDSSDLVRRVESLHRRLVMRIRDRLMRDRLRLEGLSRRLRHPGERLRQQAQRLDDLDMRMRRAFERSLAVRRERLIRLETRLAGQHPGRQLAMLRQRLDGLAERLPRAMREGLKARRLQLQSQMQTLHVVSPLATLGRGYSILLDERGNAIRSAEQTHNGQRLKAKLGDGELQVRVEDNHLTPVTLSLLD; encoded by the coding sequence ATGATTAAAGATCCCTTTGCAAGACTCGGCCTGGACCGCGAAGTCCTCACGGTCAGCCAGCTCAACGGCCGCGCGCGGGTGTTGCTCGAAGACGTGTTCAGCAACATCTGGGTCGAAGGCGAAATCTCCAACCTCGCCCGACCGGCGTCCGGCCATGTGTATTTCACCCTCAAGGACAGCGGCGCCCAGGTGCGTTGCGCCCTGTTCCGCCAGAACGCGGCGCGGGTCCGTCAGGCGCTGAAAGACGGTCTGGCCGTCAAGGTGCGCGGCAAGGTCTCGCTGTTCGAAGGCCGTGGCGATTACCAACTGATTCTCGACACTGTGGAGCCGGCCGGTGACGGCGCACTGCGCCTGGCCTTCGATGCCCTGAAAGAAAAACTCAGTGCCGAAGGACTGTTCAGCGCCGAGCGCAAAGTGCCGCTGCCGGCTCACCCGCAACGCATCGGCATCATCAGCTCGCCGACCGGCGCGGTGATCCGCGACATCATCAGCGTGTTCCGCCGCCGCGCCCCGCAAGTGGAACTGACCCTGATCCCCACCGCCGTGCAGGGCCGCGAGGCTACCGCGCAGATTGTCCGCGCCCTGAAGCTGGCCGATGCGCGCGGTTTTGACGCGCTGATCCTGGCCCGTGGCGGCGGTTCGCTGGAAGACCTCTGGTGCTTCAACGAGGAAGCCGTGGCCCGCGCCGTGGACGCCTGCGTCACGCCAATCGTCAGCGCCGTCGGTCACGAAACCGATGTCTCGATCAGTGACTTCGTCGCCGACGTCCGGGCCCCGACGCCCTCCGCCGCCGCCGAACTGCTGGCCCCGGATTCCAGCGACCTGGTGCGCCGGGTCGAAAGCCTGCATCGGCGTTTGGTCATGCGCATTCGCGACCGCTTGATGCGCGACCGTCTGCGCCTGGAAGGCCTGTCACGCCGCTTGCGCCATCCCGGCGAACGCCTGCGCCAACAAGCGCAACGTCTCGACGACCTGGACATGCGCATGCGCCGGGCATTCGAACGCAGCCTGGCGGTACGCCGCGAGCGCTTGATTCGCCTGGAGACCCGACTTGCCGGGCAACATCCAGGGCGCCAACTGGCGATGCTCCGTCAGCGTCTCGACGGCCTCGCCGAACGCCTGCCGCGTGCTATGCGCGAAGGCCTGAAGGCCCGGCGCCTGCAACTGCAAAGCCAGATGCAAACCCTGCACGTGGTCAGCCCACTGGCGACCCTGGGCCGGGGCTACAGCATTTTGCTGGACGAACGCGGCAACGCGATCCGCAGCGCCGAACAAACTCACAATGGCCAACGCCTGAAAGCCAAACTCGGCGACGGCGAATTGCAGGTGCGGGTCGAAGACAATCATCTGACGCCTGTCACCCTCTCTTTACTGGATTGA
- a CDS encoding LysR family transcriptional regulator, which translates to MISTRQLRYFVEIAETGSFSAAAERLFVAQSALSRQIKDMESQLNTPLFERTARQPKLTAAGEAFYPRARNLLNELTKASEMATLVGNGQLGTLRLSHSSTVPMSGRLLSAISRYLDHCPGVSMDIAKRSSEAQLEALAEGRVDVGLLRLPVLRQREGVQIVPLYSERLLLAVPPKHRLAVDKPTQGIDLAQLKDEAFISIPHPQRGGLSYLSAELCMRQGFFPKAARVVSRKTTQLQLIQAGFGIALLPESMQDIAPPDIHFLPLTGTDCHSTVALAYPQNPTALVQQFINTFTGPCGSEPAREGGSRFNINAD; encoded by the coding sequence GTGATCTCAACCCGCCAACTGCGCTACTTCGTCGAAATCGCCGAAACCGGCAGTTTCAGCGCTGCCGCCGAACGACTGTTCGTTGCCCAGTCGGCCTTGAGCCGACAGATCAAGGACATGGAAAGCCAACTCAATACCCCGCTGTTCGAGCGCACCGCTCGCCAGCCAAAGCTGACCGCCGCCGGCGAAGCCTTTTACCCTCGGGCCAGAAACCTGCTGAACGAACTGACCAAGGCCAGCGAAATGGCGACCCTGGTGGGCAATGGTCAATTGGGCACCTTGCGCTTGAGCCATTCCAGCACCGTCCCCATGAGCGGCCGGCTGCTCAGCGCCATCAGTCGCTACCTCGATCACTGCCCCGGCGTCTCGATGGACATCGCCAAGCGCTCATCCGAAGCACAACTTGAAGCGCTGGCCGAAGGACGTGTGGATGTCGGGCTGCTGCGCTTGCCAGTGCTGCGCCAGCGCGAAGGGGTGCAAATTGTGCCTCTGTATAGCGAGCGATTGTTGCTGGCCGTTCCGCCGAAGCATCGACTGGCTGTGGATAAGCCCACTCAAGGCATCGATCTGGCGCAATTAAAGGATGAAGCGTTTATCTCCATTCCTCACCCGCAACGCGGTGGGTTGAGTTATCTGTCCGCCGAGCTGTGCATGCGCCAAGGTTTCTTCCCCAAGGCTGCTCGCGTGGTGTCGCGCAAGACCACACAGCTGCAATTGATCCAGGCAGGCTTCGGCATCGCCCTGCTGCCGGAATCGATGCAGGACATCGCACCGCCCGACATCCACTTCCTGCCCCTGACGGGCACCGATTGCCACAGCACCGTGGCCCTCGCCTATCCGCAAAATCCCACGGCGCTGGTCCAGCAATTCATCAATACCTTCACAGGTCCCTGTGGGAGCGAGCCTGCTCGCGAAGGCGGTTCACGATTCAACATCAATGCCGACTGA